CCTGGCCCGTCACGTCAGTTGCGAAGCGCTTCATCATGTCAATCTGGTACTTGCCCATGCCGCCGTGTCCGCCGCCACCTATGGCCAACGCGGGAATCGTGATCTTGGTCTTGGACAATTCCTTGTTGTCCAGCACACCCTGGTTGAGCACGCGGTAATACTCGAATGCGGCGTTGAGGGTGTGCGGCTTGGCATAGGACTGAGCGTAAAGGTCGAGCAGTTCGGGCGTGAAGACGTCCTTGTTGGTCGCGTGCTCCTTGATGAAGTGTTCGAAGAAAACACGCTCCTTGCCGGTGATCAGGGTCTCGGCCAGCCTTTGGTTGGCGGCGAAGAAGCTGAAATGCCACACCAGCGATTCACCCTCCGGCGTGAAGGCCGGGAACGAATAGATGCTGTCATCCGGAATTGGAGCCTCCATGTAGACCACGCGCCGGATGTTGTCCTGGTGCTGGACCAGCATCGGGTAGGTGTTCCAGATACCGATGTCGTGTGCCACCAGATCGAACTTCTTGCCACCGCTGAATTGGAGGGCGAGCTTGTACAACAGCGGTGCGACATCCGTGGCGCGATAGGAGGTGGGCACGGCAGACTGACCCAGCCCGGGCAGGTCCGGCGCGACCACGGTGAACTGCTTGGCCAGTTCAGGCATCAACTGGTGCCACTCGTACCAGCCCTGACCAAAGCCGTGCACCAGGTAGACCAGCGGCCCGGAACCACCCTTGACGTAGTGAAGCTTGACGCCGTCGATGGTCTGGTAGCCGCTGCTGAAGCCCTCGGGCACCGGGAATTCGTCGGCGGCGAATGCGGGGGCGCCCAGCGCCAGCGCGGCCCCCAGAACAAGCGTGATAAAGAGACGTTTGAACATGTTAGTGAGCTCCTTTGTGGGTGGAGGGTGAAAGGAAGAAGGTTCTGAAGCTCGATCAATGGGGCCCGGCTCAGTGCCTGACGCCGTGTGCTCGCGACCCCGGGCGGAAGCCGTGTGTCCTGGCTGACCAGGCGATGACGAAGCCAATGGCCAACAACAGGGACTGTGCCCAGGGGAAGGTGTGAGCACCCCAGCGCTCCAGCAGCACGCCGCCCAGCACGCCGCCGCCGGCGATCACGCTGTTCCACGCCACCACGTTCATCGACAGCGCCACATCGGCGCCGTCGCCAGCGGTGTCCGCCAGGGCGGTCTGCAGCAGGGTCGCCGCGCCGCCGAAGGTCAGGCCCCACACCGCCACGCCGACGTAGACGGCACTCGGCACATTGGCCAGCCAAACGAATGACAGCGAAACGATGAAGAACGTTGCCAGACACGCGAGCACGCTGCTGCGCAGGTGGCGCTCCACCAGCCGGCCGGTGATCCATATCCCGATCAGTGCCGCGAGGCCGAAGACCAGCAGCACCACATCGACCCGGTCCAGCAGTCCGGCCTGCGCCACGAACGGCGCGACATAGGTATAGAGAATGTTGTGCGCCAGCATCCAGGCCATGACTGTGGCCAGAACCGGACGAACCCCAGGGGTGGTGAGCACCTTGCGCAAGGCCATGCGCTCATGACTCGACTGGCCCGGGTAATCGGGCACCTTGGCCAGCACCCAGACGATCAGGACCAGGGTCAGCGCGGACATCACGCCGAACGCGCTGCGCCAGCCCACCACTCCCCCCAGCCAGGTGCCCAACGGCACACCCAGAGATAGTGCGACGGGCGTGCCGACCATCGCGATCGCCATCGCCCGGCCCTGCTGATGCGGCTGCACCATGAGCCGTGCATAGCTGGCCAACAGGCTCCAGGCCAAGCCGGCCGCCACGCCGGCGAAGAAGCGCGCCACCAGCGTGAGCCAGTAGTCCGAGGACAGTGCGGTGATGGAGTTGAACACCAGGAATCCCACGATGGTGAGCAGCAGTACGTTGCGCCGCCGCCAGCCGCGGGTGGCGATCGTCAGCGGAATGGCCGCCAGCACCGAGCCAAGCGCGTAGGCCGTCACGGTCTGCCCGGCAAGCGATGCGGTCACACCGAGCCCTTCGGAAATCTGCGGCAGCAAGCCCGCGGGCAAGGTTTCAGTGACAATGCAGATGAAGCCTGTCATGGCCAATGCCAGCAAGGCAGCGATGGGCAGCCGTTCGGCTGGCGCGTCAGCGGTCAAAGCAGTGGGAGAAGTCACGCGGTTTCCTTTAATAAGAGTGCCCGGTGGATAATAGATATATATCGATCGGTATAAATGTAGTCCAGCCGTAGGCGCTTGTCTACGACTTATGTATCGACTAGTATTTATGTTGCAATAAGGAGCATGTCATGGCACAAATGGGTAGGCCCCGAACCTTCGATCGAGACGCCGCCATCGAGCAGGCGTTGCACCTGTTCTGGGAACAGGGCTACGAATGCACGTCCCTGAATCAGTTAAAGGCTGCCATCGGTAGCGGCATCTCTGCACCCAGTTTCTATGCCGCTTTCGGCTCCAAGGAAGCGCTCTTCCAGGAATGCATATCGCGTTATTTGGCCACTTACGCTCAGGTCACCGAATGCCTCTGGGATACAAGCCTGGCTCCGAGGGAGGCATTGGAGCAGGCTCTCAGGCGTTCGGCTCGCATGCAGTGCGAGCGCGGGCATCCCAAAGGCTGCATGGTCGGCCTGGGCGTGATGAGCGCACCTTCCCCCGAACTGTCTGCCGTAACGGCACCACTCACACGCTCGCGCGCGCGGACCCGCGCCGGGATCAAGGCCTGCATCGAAAGAGCCGTTGCTGCAGGTGAACTCCGAAAAGAGGTCGATACGCGTGCGCTGCGCACGGTGTTCGACAGCTTCCTGCTTGGTCTATCCACGCTTGCCAGAGATGGGGTCGGACTTCAGGTCATGGATACCGCTATCTCTCAGGCCATGGAAATTTGGGACCTGTACGCAGTCTAGGGAAGTAACAGATCTTCATCCAAGGGTTAGAGCTACTACGGAACCTCAAGGCGGTGTGGCGCCCCCGATTCCGGTAAAGCGGAACGACGATAGTGGGGCCATCGATTTGACGATGATTCACCTGGGCACAAAAAAACCGGCAGAAGCGCCGGTTTCTCTGGGGTCCCTGGTCATGCGTGAGCATCAGGAACTATGTATCTGGTGCCCGGAGGCGGAATCGAACCACCGACACGGGGATTTTCAATCCCCTGCTCTACCGACTGAGCTATCCGGGCGTCAGGGCGCGTATTAAAGCGACTCCGTTGGGCGTCGTCAAGTGCGGTTATTTATTGGTCATTTTCTTCCGAGGGCGGGGTGTAGCCCTCGGCCTGTTCCACGTTTTCGTTGTTGAGAAAACGATCACGTTGCTCGTCGAGAAAGGCGCGCGCCTTGGGATCCATCACGTTGAGGTGCTTCTCGTTGATCAGCAAGGTTTGATGCTGCAGCCATTCCTGCCAGGCCTTGCGTGACACGTTGTCATAGATGTCCTGGCCCTTGGTGCCAGGAAAGGGAGGGCGGTCCAGGCCTTCCAGACGTTCCTGATATTTGCGGCAGAATACGGTGCGGGTCATGGCATCCTCGGAATGGTTCAGGGTTTTCAGGTTACAGCATGCTCTGTTGGCGCGGTTGACGCAGCCCACCGAGCAATTTTTTTACCGGGGCGGCCAGGCCCAGCTCGCCCGGATCGGTGGGGTCCACCCAGCGTCCACGGTCTTCCCCCAAGCGGGTGCCGGTGCCGTCCACCTGAATCAGCGCCGGCTCCACGTCCAGGTGAAAATGGCTGAAGGTGTGCCGGAACGGCGTCAGGGTTTCCCGATGACGTGCGGTCAGGCCCCATTGTGTCAGCAGGCTTTCCGGTGATTCCTCCAGGTCCTGCTGCGGGAAGCACCAAAGGCCGCCCCAAATGCCGCTGGGCGGGCGCGGTTCCAGCCAGACACTGCCATCGTCGCTTTGCAGGATCAGCATGCGGGACTGGCGAACCGGTTTGGCCTTGGCCGGCTTGCGGCCAGGATACTGCTCTGGATTGCCATCGGCGTGGGCCTGGCA
This sequence is a window from Alloalcanivorax dieselolei B5. Protein-coding genes within it:
- a CDS encoding alpha/beta fold hydrolase — translated: MFKRLFITLVLGAALALGAPAFAADEFPVPEGFSSGYQTIDGVKLHYVKGGSGPLVYLVHGFGQGWYEWHQLMPELAKQFTVVAPDLPGLGQSAVPTSYRATDVAPLLYKLALQFSGGKKFDLVAHDIGIWNTYPMLVQHQDNIRRVVYMEAPIPDDSIYSFPAFTPEGESLVWHFSFFAANQRLAETLITGKERVFFEHFIKEHATNKDVFTPELLDLYAQSYAKPHTLNAAFEYYRVLNQGVLDNKELSKTKITIPALAIGGGGHGGMGKYQIDMMKRFATDVTGQVLPGCGHWLPEECAAPLNNAVTNFLEAR
- a CDS encoding MFS transporter, whose translation is MTSPTALTADAPAERLPIAALLALAMTGFICIVTETLPAGLLPQISEGLGVTASLAGQTVTAYALGSVLAAIPLTIATRGWRRRNVLLLTIVGFLVFNSITALSSDYWLTLVARFFAGVAAGLAWSLLASYARLMVQPHQQGRAMAIAMVGTPVALSLGVPLGTWLGGVVGWRSAFGVMSALTLVLIVWVLAKVPDYPGQSSHERMALRKVLTTPGVRPVLATVMAWMLAHNILYTYVAPFVAQAGLLDRVDVVLLVFGLAALIGIWITGRLVERHLRSSVLACLATFFIVSLSFVWLANVPSAVYVGVAVWGLTFGGAATLLQTALADTAGDGADVALSMNVVAWNSVIAGGGVLGGVLLERWGAHTFPWAQSLLLAIGFVIAWSARTHGFRPGSRAHGVRH
- a CDS encoding TetR/AcrR family transcriptional regulator, producing MAQMGRPRTFDRDAAIEQALHLFWEQGYECTSLNQLKAAIGSGISAPSFYAAFGSKEALFQECISRYLATYAQVTECLWDTSLAPREALEQALRRSARMQCERGHPKGCMVGLGVMSAPSPELSAVTAPLTRSRARTRAGIKACIERAVAAGELRKEVDTRALRTVFDSFLLGLSTLARDGVGLQVMDTAISQAMEIWDLYAV
- a CDS encoding oxidative damage protection protein — encoded protein: MTRTVFCRKYQERLEGLDRPPFPGTKGQDIYDNVSRKAWQEWLQHQTLLINEKHLNVMDPKARAFLDEQRDRFLNNENVEQAEGYTPPSEENDQ